A section of the Phormidium ambiguum IAM M-71 genome encodes:
- a CDS encoding ABC transporter permease, with amino-acid sequence MSENPGSIRDYIRPSKLQPTVFWRLAEDIPKPLNTVLVITSIGAPLLLWWLITTFGNIDPKFLPSPAKVMEAFGRLWSTRELLKDTVASLWRVGVGFTLAALVSIPIGILMGSFASIRALLEPLFGLMRYMPAPAFIPLLILYLGIGEEPKITLIFIGVFFFNSLMVMDTVKFVSKDLIEASYILGGDRKQALLQVIFPHVLPGIIDACRINLAAAWQLVIVSELIAATEGLGRRISVAGRFLKTDEIFVGLIVIGVIGLSFDLFFQYLLRVSCKWASQKR; translated from the coding sequence ATGAGCGAAAATCCCGGCTCAATCAGAGATTACATCCGACCAAGCAAACTCCAACCGACGGTTTTTTGGCGGCTGGCTGAAGACATTCCTAAACCTTTGAATACAGTACTAGTAATTACTTCCATTGGTGCGCCTTTGTTACTATGGTGGTTAATTACTACTTTCGGAAACATTGACCCAAAATTTTTACCTTCCCCTGCTAAAGTGATGGAGGCATTCGGCAGATTATGGAGTACTCGAGAACTGCTAAAAGATACAGTTGCGAGTCTCTGGCGCGTCGGTGTTGGGTTTACTTTAGCAGCATTAGTTTCCATTCCCATTGGGATATTAATGGGTAGTTTTGCTAGCATTCGCGCCTTATTAGAACCGCTATTTGGACTAATGCGCTATATGCCCGCACCTGCTTTTATTCCCTTACTAATTTTATATTTGGGAATTGGAGAAGAACCGAAAATTACTCTCATATTTATTGGGGTTTTCTTCTTCAACTCCTTAATGGTAATGGATACTGTAAAGTTTGTATCAAAAGATTTGATTGAAGCAAGTTATATTTTAGGAGGCGATCGCAAACAAGCCTTGCTGCAAGTAATTTTCCCCCACGTCCTACCGGGAATCATCGATGCTTGTCGCATCAACTTAGCAGCAGCTTGGCAATTAGTAATTGTTTCTGAACTAATTGCCGCTACAGAAGGTTTAGGTCGTCGCATCAGTGTCGCGGGTAGATTTCTCAAAACTGATGAAATCTTTGTCGGACTAATAGTAATTGGAGTAATTGGATTATCTTTCGATCTATTTTTCCAGTATCTCTTAAGAGTTTCTTGTAAATGGGCAAGTCAGAAGCGGTAA
- a CDS encoding ABC transporter ATP-binding protein, translating into MYLQITNLHKDFQTKNGTLVVLKDINMTIKEGEFICAVGASGSGKSTLLRQIAGLDMPTSGEIKVDGKTITGPGPDRGMVFQHYTLYPWMNVQENTEFGLKLQGVPKKVRKEQASYYLSVVGLAKFAKSLPKELSGGMKQRAAIARALASEPKVLLMDEPFGALDVHTKESMHEFMLDLWKRTKITIFMITHDVEEAVFLSNRIYALGARPGTVRKEITVKLPDRTPNVKRHNIFHDYRDELMELLRKHGQEAVAVAA; encoded by the coding sequence ATGTATTTGCAAATTACCAATCTGCACAAAGATTTTCAAACCAAAAACGGTACTTTAGTCGTCCTTAAAGATATTAATATGACGATTAAAGAAGGGGAATTTATTTGTGCTGTTGGGGCATCAGGTTCAGGTAAATCAACATTATTAAGGCAAATTGCTGGACTTGATATGCCAACTTCTGGAGAAATAAAAGTTGATGGCAAAACAATCACCGGACCGGGGCCCGATCGCGGTATGGTATTTCAACACTACACGCTTTATCCTTGGATGAATGTACAAGAAAACACTGAATTTGGATTGAAGCTTCAAGGTGTACCAAAAAAAGTCAGAAAAGAGCAAGCAAGCTATTATTTAAGTGTGGTGGGATTGGCTAAGTTTGCTAAGTCATTGCCGAAAGAATTATCTGGGGGAATGAAACAACGTGCAGCGATCGCCCGCGCCTTAGCTTCCGAACCAAAAGTATTATTAATGGATGAACCTTTCGGCGCATTAGATGTTCATACCAAAGAATCAATGCACGAATTTATGCTAGACCTTTGGAAAAGAACAAAAATCACCATTTTTATGATTACTCACGATGTGGAAGAAGCTGTCTTTCTCTCCAATCGAATTTATGCTTTAGGCGCACGTCCTGGTACAGTCAGAAAAGAAATTACTGTCAAATTACCCGATCGCACTCCCAATGTGAAACGCCACAACATTTTCCATGACTACCGAGATGAACTGATGGAATTATTACGGAAACATGGACAGGAAGCTGTAGCAGTCGCCGCTTAA
- a CDS encoding endonuclease/exonuclease/phosphatase family protein — MFQKITFIIITAILIILGILSLLVYFAWIWPLELLAHFRWQYLIISLIFTIVFIVLAKVGKLNNKLFTIAILLILGLNAVDIIPWYLPNSQQVVGTPGKPLRVLFFNSSFQNNQDNKVFNLIQSNRPDLALLAEVNDSAFKILKAQLKDTLPYTFKSPGGGLAVLSRFSFADIRADRLNSQGNHSIIANLEVNKQLIKFIGIHPLVPVTPKNFHRRNSQLAAVSSYIQRQNQPLILMGDFNLTPWSPYYRQLIETTKLHDTRLGFGILPSWPRPTTDLRLPSWLIPFVNIPIDHCLVSQQFRVRQIYTGANANSDHASLIVDLVLQTN, encoded by the coding sequence ATGTTCCAAAAAATTACTTTTATTATTATCACTGCTATATTAATAATTTTAGGTATACTATCTTTATTGGTTTATTTTGCCTGGATTTGGCCATTAGAACTATTAGCTCATTTCCGTTGGCAATACTTAATTATATCATTAATATTCACGATCGTTTTCATTGTTCTAGCGAAAGTCGGTAAGTTAAATAATAAATTATTCACGATCGCTATTTTATTGATTTTAGGATTAAATGCAGTTGATATAATTCCCTGGTATTTGCCTAATTCACAACAGGTTGTTGGTACTCCAGGTAAACCATTGCGGGTTTTGTTTTTTAATTCCAGTTTTCAAAACAACCAAGACAACAAAGTATTTAATTTAATTCAAAGTAATCGACCTGATTTGGCTTTATTAGCAGAAGTTAATGACAGCGCATTTAAAATCCTAAAAGCACAGCTAAAAGATACTTTACCTTACACTTTTAAAAGTCCGGGTGGAGGTTTAGCAGTTTTGAGTCGTTTTTCTTTTGCAGATATTAGGGCCGATCGTTTAAATAGCCAAGGTAATCATAGTATCATTGCTAATTTGGAAGTAAACAAACAACTAATTAAATTTATTGGAATTCATCCTTTAGTACCCGTAACCCCGAAAAATTTTCATCGTCGTAATAGTCAGTTAGCCGCTGTGAGTAGTTATATTCAAAGGCAGAATCAGCCATTAATATTAATGGGGGACTTTAATCTTACACCTTGGTCGCCTTACTATCGCCAGTTAATAGAAACAACTAAATTACATGATACAAGGCTAGGTTTTGGAATTTTACCCAGTTGGCCTAGACCAACAACCGATCTCCGTTTACCGTCTTGGCTAATTCCTTTTGTGAATATTCCGATCGATCACTGTTTAGTTAGTCAGCAATTTCGCGTTAGGCAAATCTATACAGGCGCAAATGCAAATTCTGACCACGCATCATTGATTGTTGATTTAGTATTACAAACAAATTAA
- a CDS encoding glutathione S-transferase N-terminal domain-containing protein has translation MIELYYWPTPNGHKITIFLEEAELEYQIVPVDISAGEQFKPEFLKISPNNRMPAIIDDRPTDGGEAISVFESGAILQYLAEKTGKFLPNSLRERKAVSEWLFWQVGGLGPMAGQNHHFGQYAPEKIPYAIDRYVRETNRLYGVLNKQLEGKEYIVGEYSIADMACYPWIVPYEKQQQNLDEFPNLKRWFESVRSRPAVIRAYEKGQPWMSQPTITEESKKILFGQTSKNLS, from the coding sequence ATGATTGAACTTTACTACTGGCCTACACCCAACGGTCATAAGATCACGATTTTTTTAGAGGAAGCAGAATTAGAATATCAAATTGTACCTGTTGATATTAGTGCTGGCGAGCAGTTTAAACCAGAGTTTCTCAAAATTTCACCGAATAATCGAATGCCTGCTATTATCGACGATCGACCGACAGATGGTGGGGAAGCAATTTCGGTATTTGAGTCAGGTGCTATTTTGCAATATTTAGCAGAAAAAACTGGAAAGTTTCTGCCTAATTCTTTACGGGAACGGAAGGCAGTTAGTGAGTGGTTATTTTGGCAAGTTGGTGGTTTAGGGCCGATGGCAGGACAAAATCATCATTTTGGACAATATGCTCCAGAGAAGATTCCGTATGCGATCGATCGTTATGTTCGAGAAACTAATCGACTTTATGGAGTGTTAAATAAACAATTAGAAGGCAAGGAATATATTGTTGGCGAATATTCAATTGCTGACATGGCTTGCTATCCTTGGATTGTGCCTTATGAGAAGCAGCAACAAAACTTAGATGAGTTTCCCAATTTAAAACGTTGGTTTGAGAGTGTGCGATCGCGCCCTGCTGTAATTCGCGCTTACGAAAAAGGTCAACCTTGGATGAGTCAACCTACTATTACTGAAGAAAGCAAAAAAATTCTCTTCGGTCAGACATCCAAAAATTTATCATGA
- a CDS encoding PAS domain S-box protein has translation MLAIEDPIIYYQLAGYERLQTPIWIFDIQHLKMMWANRAALRLWKAGSLKELLNRDLSQIYAANYTRWQSYLERFEQGETVIELFTFSPEKNAVSVRCNCSGITLENGRFVMLVEAEEITNVSLDTLLCAEALRHTTVIISLCNELGELLFQNPAAINCYGNHISNPENQYLKQRFFYQNIWQQVKQTVINQGIYKGDIQVLTQQGVRWHSLEIRPTKNPLNGCNMLLVNEHDITAFKQNEQKLRWKETLLRSMANTSPSAFYVVDNRTDEILYFSSKLCQLWGIEHLESKMERGEVKNLEVISHCANQLIDVPAFSKVCKPLQDQNNREVVEDEIPFKDGRIIRRFSAQIRDQDDRYFGRLYIFEDITERKRIEEQLQLADFSVENSSLSTVWIDRNAKIIRANKKACEQMGFSREELLSMYVWDCDPNFSQEVWAAHWEQLKKQKTMSFTSENFSKDGTTIPVEVTLNYLDFNGKEYNFACIRDISEQQATLREREKSEAALQRREQEFRALVENAPDIIMRLNREFRYLYINPTVEKHLGVPASAFIGKNMAEFGADESLVKLWETTIEKVFTTGEEQEIEFESPSTRGILNYASRVVPEFASDGSVQSVLAIARDISDRVAAEKALRQNEERMQALLKAIPDTMFRHRVDGTYLDIQTNGNKLLVPPELLIGKNLKDLNMPEKIQNGLLEHFQIAVTTGNLQTFEHDLEKPDGLYTYEARIIKSGADEVVCIVRDITERKLVQKALQESEERYRSLVTAMAEGIVLQDANGVIHTCNKSAERILGLTQEQMMGKTSVDSHWQTIKEDGSPFLGEEHPAMVTLRTGEPCVDVVMGVHKPDGSLTWISINSQPLYKSGNSLPYAVVSSFFDITERKQAEEALQKALAAAQAASISKSRFLSHMSHELRTPLNAILGFSQVLARSNSLSTEQQEQLKIINRSGEHLLNLINDILSMSKIEAGQITLSKNCFDLYQLLNDIEKMLNFKAAAKGLQLIFERSANVPQYIETDESKLRQILINLLGNAVKFTNEGGIYLRVSLGSKKQNQSLIIFEVEDTGAGIAVEEISTVFDPFVQTETGRKSMQGTGLGLPISRQFVRLMGGDITVKSQVGKGTIFTFNIQVKEVDSIPEQNSLTSQQVIGLQPNQPTYRILIVEDIDENRLLLVKLLQPLGFEVREAVNGEEAIALWTTWQPHLIWMDMRMPIMDGYEATKQIKALQQQRLSMGNVPETIIIALTASAFEEEQSNIFSSGCDDLVRKPFQESELFAKMAQYLGVRYIYADANQPNSLNLKPTKKLQAEDLKVMPMEWIAQLNQAALCVNDDLILQLVKQIPQTEAALADSITNLVHNFRLDLILELTESIIPPE, from the coding sequence ATGTTAGCGATCGAAGACCCCATTATCTACTATCAGTTAGCGGGATATGAACGGCTACAAACCCCCATTTGGATTTTTGATATCCAGCATCTTAAAATGATGTGGGCGAACCGCGCCGCTTTACGACTCTGGAAAGCAGGAAGTTTAAAAGAATTGCTCAACCGCGATCTTAGTCAAATTTATGCGGCAAATTACACTCGCTGGCAAAGTTATTTAGAACGGTTTGAACAAGGAGAAACAGTTATTGAACTGTTTACATTTTCTCCAGAAAAAAATGCCGTATCTGTTCGATGCAACTGTTCTGGTATTACCCTAGAAAACGGGCGCTTTGTAATGTTAGTGGAAGCAGAAGAAATTACTAACGTATCACTAGATACTCTACTTTGTGCCGAAGCCTTGCGTCACACAACTGTAATAATTTCTTTATGTAACGAATTAGGAGAATTACTATTTCAAAATCCGGCTGCTATTAATTGTTATGGTAATCATATATCAAATCCAGAAAATCAATATTTAAAGCAACGGTTTTTTTATCAAAATATTTGGCAGCAAGTTAAGCAAACAGTAATTAATCAAGGTATATATAAGGGTGATATTCAAGTTTTAACTCAACAAGGGGTACGTTGGCATTCTCTGGAAATTCGCCCAACTAAAAATCCTCTAAATGGTTGTAATATGCTGTTGGTGAATGAACATGATATCACTGCATTTAAACAGAATGAACAGAAATTGCGGTGGAAAGAAACTTTATTGCGATCGATGGCTAATACTTCTCCTTCAGCTTTTTATGTCGTCGATAATCGCACCGATGAAATTCTCTACTTTAGTTCCAAACTCTGTCAACTTTGGGGTATTGAGCATTTAGAATCAAAAATGGAAAGAGGTGAAGTGAAAAATCTTGAAGTGATTTCTCATTGTGCCAATCAATTGATAGATGTTCCGGCATTCAGTAAAGTTTGTAAACCGTTGCAAGATCAAAACAACCGGGAAGTTGTAGAAGATGAAATTCCTTTTAAAGATGGTAGAATCATTCGGAGGTTTTCGGCACAAATTCGGGATCAAGACGATCGCTATTTTGGGAGACTCTACATATTTGAAGATATTACAGAGCGCAAACGTATTGAAGAGCAATTACAATTAGCAGACTTTTCTGTAGAAAACTCTTCCCTCTCTACAGTTTGGATCGATCGCAACGCCAAAATTATTCGTGCTAATAAAAAAGCTTGTGAACAAATGGGTTTTTCCCGTGAAGAGTTGTTATCAATGTATGTGTGGGATTGCGATCCTAACTTTTCTCAAGAAGTATGGGCTGCACATTGGGAACAACTTAAAAAACAAAAAACTATGTCCTTTACTTCAGAAAATTTTAGTAAGGACGGCACAACTATTCCGGTAGAAGTTACCTTAAATTATTTAGATTTTAATGGCAAGGAATATAATTTTGCTTGTATTCGTGACATTAGCGAACAGCAAGCTACGCTACGCGAACGCGAAAAATCCGAAGCAGCTTTACAACGCAGAGAACAAGAATTTCGCGCTTTAGTAGAAAATGCTCCCGATATTATTATGCGACTCAATCGGGAATTTCGCTATCTTTACATTAACCCTACAGTAGAAAAACATTTAGGAGTTCCTGCCTCAGCATTTATTGGGAAAAATATGGCAGAATTTGGTGCAGATGAATCATTAGTAAAACTGTGGGAAACAACAATTGAAAAAGTATTTACCACAGGAGAAGAACAAGAAATTGAATTTGAATCTCCATCAACTAGAGGTATTTTAAATTATGCTAGCCGCGTAGTACCAGAATTTGCTAGTGATGGTTCTGTGCAATCAGTATTAGCGATCGCTCGTGATATTAGCGATCGAGTAGCAGCCGAAAAAGCTTTACGCCAAAACGAAGAACGAATGCAAGCACTCTTAAAAGCCATACCCGACACCATGTTTCGGCATCGAGTAGATGGCACTTATTTAGATATCCAAACCAATGGAAACAAATTATTAGTACCACCAGAACTTTTGATTGGCAAAAATTTAAAAGACTTGAATATGCCAGAAAAAATACAAAATGGTTTGCTGGAACATTTTCAGATAGCAGTTACTACGGGAAATCTTCAAACTTTTGAACACGATCTAGAAAAACCGGATGGTTTATATACTTACGAAGCCAGAATTATCAAAAGCGGTGCAGATGAAGTTGTTTGTATTGTTCGAGATATCACAGAACGCAAATTAGTCCAAAAAGCCTTGCAAGAAAGTGAAGAACGCTATCGTTCTTTAGTAACAGCAATGGCAGAAGGAATTGTTTTGCAAGATGCTAATGGTGTGATTCATACTTGTAACAAAAGTGCTGAAAGAATACTTGGTTTAACCCAAGAACAAATGATGGGAAAAACTTCTGTTGATTCTCATTGGCAAACCATCAAAGAAGACGGATCGCCTTTTTTAGGAGAAGAACATCCAGCAATGGTGACATTAAGAACTGGTGAACCTTGCGTTGATGTAGTGATGGGAGTACATAAACCTGATGGTAGTTTAACTTGGATTTCTATTAATTCCCAACCTTTATATAAATCTGGTAATTCTTTACCTTATGCAGTTGTCAGTTCATTTTTTGATATTACAGAACGCAAACAAGCAGAAGAAGCACTACAAAAAGCACTTGCAGCCGCACAAGCAGCATCAATTTCTAAAAGTCGTTTTCTCTCTCACATGAGTCACGAATTGCGGACACCACTGAATGCTATTCTCGGTTTTAGTCAAGTATTAGCAAGAAGCAATTCCCTGTCCACCGAACAACAAGAACAACTAAAAATTATTAATCGTAGTGGCGAACATTTATTAAATTTAATCAATGACATTTTATCAATGTCCAAAATTGAAGCAGGTCAAATTACGCTGAGCAAAAATTGCTTCGATCTATATCAATTACTTAATGATATAGAAAAAATGTTAAATTTCAAAGCTGCTGCTAAAGGGCTACAACTAATTTTTGAGCGATCGGCAAATGTTCCCCAGTATATTGAAACTGATGAAAGCAAATTGCGGCAAATTTTAATTAACTTGTTAGGAAATGCTGTTAAATTCACTAATGAAGGAGGAATTTATTTAAGAGTAAGTTTAGGGAGTAAAAAACAAAATCAATCTTTGATTATTTTTGAAGTAGAAGACACTGGCGCTGGAATAGCTGTTGAAGAAATTTCTACAGTATTCGATCCGTTTGTGCAAACCGAAACAGGTCGCAAATCAATGCAAGGAACAGGTTTAGGTTTACCTATTAGCCGACAATTTGTTCGTTTAATGGGGGGAGATATTACAGTTAAAAGTCAAGTAGGTAAAGGAACAATTTTTACTTTTAATATTCAAGTTAAAGAAGTCGATTCTATTCCCGAACAAAATTCATTAACTTCTCAGCAAGTAATTGGATTACAACCTAATCAACCTACTTATCGAATTTTAATTGTAGAAGATATTGACGAAAATCGTTTATTACTCGTTAAGTTACTGCAACCTTTAGGATTTGAAGTACGGGAAGCTGTTAATGGGGAAGAAGCGATCGCTTTATGGACAACTTGGCAACCTCACTTAATTTGGATGGATATGCGAATGCCCATTATGGATGGTTACGAAGCAACCAAACAAATTAAAGCCTTACAACAACAAAGATTATCAATGGGAAATGTTCCCGAAACTATAATTATTGCCCTCACAGCTAGCGCTTTTGAAGAAGAACAATCGAATATTTTTTCATCTGGTTGTGATGACTTAGTGCGTAAACCATTCCAAGAATCAGAATTGTTTGCAAAAATGGCTCAATACTTAGGAGTACGCTATATTTATGCAGATGCCAATCAACCAAATTCATTAAATTTAAAACCAACCAAGAAGTTGCAGGCAGAAGATTTAAAAGTAATGCCAATGGAATGGATCGCCCAACTAAATCAAGCTGCACTCTGCGTTAACGACGATCTAATTTTGCAATTAGTTAAGCAAATTCCTCAGACTGAAGCAGCGTTGGCTGATAGTATTACTAATTTAGTCCATAACTTTCGTCTGGATTTAATTTTAGAGCTAACCGAAAGTATTATTCCTCCAGAATAA
- the petC gene encoding cytochrome b6-f complex iron-sulfur subunit: protein MDNSLPIDNPSLSRRQLLNFLTGSVIASTAGAALYPVAKYFIPPVESNVGGAIIAKDKLGNPIPASQILAEPAGTRALIAGLAGEPTYLTVKPDGTLEKIGIVDNCTHLGCTFPWNEIDQQFQCPCHGSRYNADGSVLRGPAPLPLKIVHVAVKDNTIWISPWTEIDPRTGETPWWV, encoded by the coding sequence ATGGATAACAGCCTTCCGATAGATAACCCTTCCTTGTCCCGAAGGCAGCTGCTCAATTTTTTGACTGGTAGCGTCATTGCTTCCACTGCTGGAGCCGCACTTTATCCAGTAGCCAAATATTTTATCCCTCCGGTCGAAAGTAACGTAGGAGGAGCAATTATCGCCAAAGATAAACTAGGAAATCCGATTCCTGCCAGCCAAATTTTAGCCGAACCAGCGGGAACACGCGCCTTAATAGCAGGGTTAGCTGGAGAACCAACTTATTTAACAGTAAAACCAGATGGCACGCTGGAAAAAATAGGAATTGTTGATAATTGTACCCATTTAGGTTGTACATTTCCTTGGAATGAAATCGACCAACAATTTCAATGTCCTTGTCACGGTTCTCGTTACAATGCTGACGGTTCTGTATTACGTGGCCCCGCACCTTTGCCACTAAAAATAGTTCATGTTGCAGTTAAAGACAATACCATTTGGATTTCACCTTGGACAGAAATTGATCCCCGAACTGGAGAAACTCCCTGGTGGGTTTAA
- a CDS encoding fused DSP-PTPase phosphatase/NAD kinase-like protein produces MFQSVTESLAIGNIVLPEELKEISQKGYKTIIDLCTAPENNQLKVDEVEKLGFKLISIPVDKQKLNSEILPTFMQAVNSAPQPIYTRCASGLRAGVMTLLTLAIQENWTEQQYLARRDALGIKHQSGCLLAAFAQEYFQVQSV; encoded by the coding sequence ATGTTTCAAAGCGTCACTGAATCCTTAGCTATTGGTAATATTGTTTTACCAGAAGAATTGAAAGAAATTTCCCAAAAAGGTTACAAAACAATCATTGATTTATGCACTGCTCCAGAAAACAATCAACTGAAAGTAGATGAAGTAGAAAAGTTGGGTTTTAAATTAATCAGCATCCCAGTTGATAAACAAAAACTAAATTCAGAAATTTTGCCAACGTTTATGCAAGCTGTTAATTCTGCGCCTCAACCTATTTATACCCGTTGTGCATCAGGTTTACGAGCCGGAGTCATGACTTTACTAACATTAGCTATTCAGGAAAATTGGACAGAACAGCAGTATTTGGCAAGAAGAGACGCTTTAGGCATTAAACATCAATCTGGTTGTTTGTTAGCAGCATTTGCTCAAGAATACTTTCAAGTGCAAAGTGTCTAA
- a CDS encoding NifB/NifX family molybdenum-iron cluster-binding protein — protein MKIALSSQNTKSITGHTGKCQKFWVYEVNGTEIIDKKLLELSQEETFHNSEPDLPHPLDDVQILISGGMGKNLVRRLENKGIEVIVTKETDLEKAIADYLNGSLIREDAECHEHEREHEHNNQHQHKHRHQHQHGRECQHSS, from the coding sequence GTGAAAATTGCTCTATCTAGTCAAAACACAAAATCGATTACTGGACACACTGGAAAGTGCCAAAAATTTTGGGTTTATGAAGTTAATGGCACAGAAATTATCGACAAGAAGCTTCTAGAATTATCTCAAGAAGAAACTTTTCATAATAGCGAGCCTGACTTACCCCATCCTTTAGATGATGTACAAATTTTAATATCTGGAGGCATGGGAAAAAATCTAGTACGTCGGTTGGAAAATAAAGGAATTGAAGTAATTGTCACGAAAGAGACTGATTTAGAAAAAGCGATCGCAGATTATCTAAATGGTTCTTTAATTCGAGAAGATGCCGAATGTCACGAACACGAGCGTGAGCATGAGCATAATAACCAGCACCAACACAAACATCGACATCAGCACCAACATGGTCGAGAATGTCAGCATAGCAGTTGA
- a CDS encoding DUF2214 family protein, which produces MWTSSIVAYLHYLGFMLAFAALTVEIFNLKTEISLEEAKRIAFADAAYGAAATMILITGVLRVLYFGKGTDYYLNNPFFYAKVGIFIIVSLFSLYPTFTFLTWIKNFQIKKPPNLEKTQINRLSWLIKGELLGFTLIPLLAAVMARISS; this is translated from the coding sequence ATGTGGACAAGTTCGATCGTTGCTTATCTGCATTACTTAGGATTCATGTTAGCTTTTGCCGCACTGACAGTAGAAATTTTTAACTTAAAAACAGAAATCAGCCTTGAAGAAGCTAAAAGAATTGCCTTTGCTGATGCCGCTTATGGTGCAGCTGCAACAATGATTTTAATTACTGGGGTATTGAGAGTTCTTTACTTTGGTAAAGGAACAGATTACTATTTAAACAATCCATTTTTTTATGCTAAGGTCGGTATTTTTATCATCGTTAGTCTATTTTCCCTTTATCCAACCTTCACCTTTTTAACCTGGATTAAAAATTTCCAAATTAAGAAACCACCAAATTTAGAAAAAACTCAAATTAATCGATTATCTTGGCTAATTAAAGGTGAATTGTTGGGATTTACTTTAATCCCATTACTAGCAGCAGTGATGGCAAGAATTAGTAGTTAA
- a CDS encoding NAD(P)/FAD-dependent oxidoreductase: MQISKKNIEEKQEQIYDVIVIGGGAGGFSAGIYLQRYRLSSLIIDKGKARSFWIQELHNYLGLPPDTPGRVLLQKGKEHFLTLNGDFLNGFVEEVIDEGESFAVRVKFGRKNSIYPVFRTKYLIAASGIIDKLPMLDDMQNVYEYAGFNLHVCMICDGYEMIDKKCGLFVGSEGNLPLVESLSWFTPKITVFTHGAFAVSEEMRLRLKSLGYQLVETPIKRFLGKKNQMTGVELQDGVIVELETGLIAMGSHYHNTYLQEIPLEMQGNNLVTDKMGRTSHPRIFAIGDLKVGLNQVIVAAGDGALAATEIWREIRRNTGAKPWLENRSA; the protein is encoded by the coding sequence ATGCAAATTTCCAAGAAAAACATAGAAGAAAAACAAGAGCAAATCTACGATGTAATTGTGATTGGTGGTGGTGCTGGCGGATTTTCTGCGGGTATTTACTTACAACGCTACCGCCTATCTTCTTTGATTATCGACAAAGGTAAAGCACGCTCTTTTTGGATACAAGAATTACACAATTATTTAGGCTTACCTCCCGACACCCCCGGTCGCGTTTTACTGCAAAAAGGTAAAGAGCATTTTCTCACCTTAAATGGTGACTTTCTCAATGGTTTTGTAGAGGAAGTAATTGATGAAGGAGAAAGCTTTGCAGTGCGGGTAAAATTTGGCCGCAAAAATAGTATTTATCCCGTGTTTCGCACTAAATACTTAATTGCTGCTAGTGGCATTATTGATAAATTACCTATGTTAGATGATATGCAGAATGTCTATGAATATGCTGGGTTTAACCTGCACGTTTGCATGATTTGTGATGGTTATGAAATGATTGATAAAAAATGTGGGTTATTTGTCGGAAGTGAAGGTAATCTTCCCCTAGTAGAAAGTCTGAGTTGGTTTACTCCTAAAATCACCGTTTTCACTCATGGAGCGTTTGCTGTGAGTGAAGAAATGCGCCTAAGATTAAAGAGTTTAGGTTATCAGTTAGTTGAAACTCCAATTAAGCGTTTTTTAGGAAAGAAAAATCAAATGACTGGAGTGGAATTGCAGGATGGAGTGATAGTGGAATTAGAAACAGGTTTAATTGCAATGGGTTCACATTATCACAACACTTATCTGCAAGAAATTCCTCTAGAAATGCAAGGTAACAACTTAGTTACTGATAAAATGGGGAGAACTTCTCATCCGCGAATTTTTGCTATTGGTGATTTAAAAGTTGGATTAAATCAAGTAATAGTTGCTGCTGGAGATGGTGCGTTAGCAGCGACAGAAATTTGGCGAGAAATTCGCCGGAATACAGGTGCTAAACCTTGGTTGGAAAATAGATCAGCTTGA